Proteins encoded in a region of the Podospora pseudopauciseta strain CBS 411.78 chromosome 6, whole genome shotgun sequence genome:
- a CDS encoding hypothetical protein (EggNog:ENOG503PHN5): MRRQETPEQTQDTMVATTLAQDDSPFFSLLPPEIRELIYQDIWSESGSRQHIYKDNDTWSHVPCVADYSTGDTRFEKFTQSARGSQEEYYWVKRLKSEWCYHWCCEQSTAKWHRAQNPNDSWKEENVGHAGPSGFMNPMLVCKRMYREALPSLVANTTFVFTDLLEAHGWLSLYGGNPEKLPIRSLEICILTTQLMTELYFPTSEENEGPNPTFGHGNSSNGRSEDSHPGITMHSNPWQRVCDQLALLPNLHSLHIWFHTRDLRDWHKRMSETRFFAKLFNVKVKDRNQFVLALPDLPLKPKRGLPSHHFFENETLEGAPFVVERGPRPNNWRVHLMASGLRGP, from the exons ATGAGACGACAAGAGACACCAGAACAGACACAGGACACCATGGTGGCCACCACCTTAGCCCAGGACGACTCCCCGTTCTTTTCCCTCCTGCCACCGGAGATTCGGGAGTTGATCTACCAGGACATCTGGAGCGAGAGTGGTTCAAGGCAACACATATACAAGGACAACGACACGTGGTCTCATGTTCCCTGTGTGGCAGACTACTCCACTGGAGATACTCGTTTTGAGAAGTTCACCCAGAGCGCCAGAGGATCGCAGGAGGAGTACTACTGGGTGAAGCGGTTGAAGTCAGAATGGTGTTATCACTGGTGCTGCGAGCAGTCGACAGCCAAATGGCACAGGGCCCAAAACCCCAACGACTCGTGGAAAGAGGAGAATGTCGGACATGCCGGGCCCAGCGGCTTCATGAACCCCATGCTGGTGTGTAAGAGGAT GTACCGCGaagccctcccctccctcgtcgccaacaccaccttCGTCTTCACCGACCTCCTCGAAGCACACGGATGGCTCTCCCTCTACGGCGGCAACCCCGAAAAGCTCCCCATCCGCTCCCTCGAAATCtgcatcctcaccacccagcTCATGACCGAGCTCTACTTCCCAACCTCGGAAGAAAACGAAGGCCCCAACCCTACCTTTGGCcacggcaacagcagcaacggTCGCAGCGAGGACTCCCACCCCGGCATCACGATGCACTCCAACCCCTGGCAGCGCGTCTGCGACCAGCTCGCCCTCCTGCCCAACCTGCACAGCCTCCACATCTGGTTCCACACGAGGGACCTCCGGGACTGGCACAAGCGCATGAGCGAAACCCGCTTCTTTGCCAAGCTCTTCAacgtcaaggtcaaggacaGGAACCAGTTTGTCTTGGCCCTCCCGGACCTGCCCCTCAAGCCAAAGCGTGGACTGCCCAGCCACCACTTTTTTGAGAACGAGACCCTGGAGGGCGCACCGTTTGTGGTTGAGAGGGGACCGAGACCGAATAATTGGCGAGTGCATCTGATGGCTTCGGGGTTGAGGGGCCCATGA
- a CDS encoding hypothetical protein (EggNog:ENOG503Q4V0; COG:U): MTARERMRNDVVEVEAVIAAAPATRTAEEKPLKTPHIELRGLEGRQEAILPDQIDPVTNAPNDRIIIDNSPVTSTLVAPSVTPEVSTSRGTPSSRPTQDTNTNTGNADEGVSVAVKAGIAMGVLAGVLVLFVVVWLIMSMRKKKQARRRQQIEDDEKIHGPFSDSAAISRSPPAAAAPSAAPRLSLRPVSQLWQNLAPSGHPERRASRGIQLTVNPAGPSHSPTNSLSPLNRPNQGGSAWERHRMQSTTPTGDNRPGTQGSVYSLNPFHDSHSTRNYNNEPVSPVSTLAPEFPAVPSKNRSPTPEPVSPIDQDTDLPDFGAGSKPLTRKTSINHHNKGLPKPLDLTKPPSPLYAPGPASPAGTEYSMHSMSPSTMVPSSTSAAEIAAAGGPQNSTVHRVQLDFKPTLEDELGLKAGQLVRLLHEYDDGWALCIRLDRSQQGVVPRTCLSTRPVKPRPAQNGPRVVPQGGYNRGGNGINTGGFPSPPGQQHNGGWQSAERSESPGSFYSTNQGFSPSPGGGGSGGIGTMRGQGGGEYEMQMGGLSPAPGQAY; the protein is encoded by the coding sequence ATGACAGCACGAGAAAGGATGAGGAATGATGTGGTAGAGGTGGAGGCGGTCATTGCTGCGGCGCCGGCTACGAGGACagcggaggagaagccacTAAAGACACCACATATCGAGCTGCGAGGCCTGGAGGGGAGACAGGAAGCGATATTACCTGACCAGATCGACCCAGTGACCAACGCCCCCAACGACAGAATCATCATCGACAATTCGCCAGTGACCTCAACCCTCGTGGCACCTAGCGTCACCCCGGAGGTGTCAACCTCTCGAGGCACGCCATCATCCAGACCGACACAGGATACGAACACCAACACTGGCAACGCCGACGAAGGCGTAAGCGTCGCGGTCAAAGCTGGCATCGCAATGGGTGTCCTCGCCGGCGTGCTAGTGCTCTTCGTGGTGGTCTGGTTGATAATGAGCAtgcgcaagaagaagcaagcCCGCAGACGCCAGCAGATCGAGGACGATGAAAAGATACACGGACCTTTCTCCGACAGCGCAGCCATATCGAGAAGCCcgcccgctgctgctgcccccaGCGCGGCTCCCAGACTGAGCCTCCGTCCGGTTTCTCAACTGTGGCAGAACTTGGCTCCTAGCGGGCACCCCGAGCGGAGGGCTTCTAGGGGTATCCAACTCACCGTCAACCCCGCCGGCCCGTCTCATTCCCCGACAAACTCTCTGTCGCCGTTGAATCGTCCTAACCAAGGGGGTTCAGCTTGGGAGCGCCACAGGATGCAGTCTACCACCCCCACCGGGGACAACCGCCCTGGCACCCAAGGGAGCGTTTACTCCCTCAATCCCTTCCACGACAGCCACTCCACCAGGAACTACAACAACGAACCCGTCAGCCCGGTGTCTACCCTCGCGCCAGAGTTCCCTGCCGTCCCGAGCAAAAACCGCTCTCCAACACCAGAGCCAGTATCCCCAATAGATCAGGACACTGACCTCCCCGATTTTGGCGCCGGCTCCAAGCCTCTAACCCGCAAGACgtccatcaaccaccacaataAGGGGTTGCCCAAACCACTGGACCTGACGAAGCCACCGTCCCCGTTATACGCCCCCGGCCCGGCATCCCCAGCAGGAACAGAATACAGCATGCACTCCATGTCCCCCTCAACTATggtcccctcctccacatcagCAGCCGAAATCGCCGCTGCCGGCGGGCCCCAAAACTCAACTGTGCATCGTGTCCAGCTCGATTTCAAGCCCACTCTCGAGGACGAATTAGGTCTCAAGGCGGGACAGCTGGTGCGGTTGCTGCACGAGTATGATGACGGCTGGGCGCTTTGTATTAGGCTTGATCGGTCGCAGCAGGGGGTTGTGCCGAGGACTTGCTTGTCTACCCGGCCGGTGAAGCCCAGGCCGGCGCAGAACGGGCCGAGGGTTGTGCCCCAGGGGGGGTATAATAGGGGTGGGAATGGGATTAACACGGGGGGGTTTCCATCCCCGCCGGGGCAGCAACACAATGGGGGTTGGCAGAGCGCGGAGAGGTCCGAGAGCCCGGGGAGTTTTTACTCGACGAACCAGGGGTTCAGTCCCAGtccggggggtggtgggagtggtgggattGGAACGATGAGGGGGCAAGGGGGGGGCGAGTATGAGATGcagatgggggggttgagccCGGCGCCCGGGCAGGCTTATTAG